From Paenarthrobacter ureafaciens, one genomic window encodes:
- a CDS encoding carboxymuconolactone decarboxylase family protein translates to MTIDLNDQTAEAQTFIDDMARKRGYVLDYHKVMAKHDFPVLQAANHVVSAAYLDERTLDRRTKELIFIASLTVMRASKGHIQSHIRVALDLGLTPTEILEAIEISLPEAGIVAFQAGFEAWREVVGADGLEPSVPVHEGGNGAG, encoded by the coding sequence ATGACCATTGATCTGAACGACCAGACCGCCGAGGCCCAGACCTTCATCGATGACATGGCGCGCAAACGCGGATACGTACTCGACTACCACAAAGTAATGGCCAAGCATGATTTTCCCGTACTTCAGGCGGCCAACCATGTGGTCTCCGCCGCCTATCTGGATGAGCGGACTCTTGACCGCCGGACCAAGGAACTCATCTTCATTGCCAGCCTCACTGTCATGCGCGCATCCAAAGGACACATCCAGTCCCACATCCGCGTAGCCCTTGACCTTGGCCTGACGCCAACTGAAATCCTGGAAGCGATCGAGATTTCGCTTCCTGAAGCCGGCATCGTCGCCTTCCAGGCCGGATTCGAGGCGTGGCGGGAAGTCGTCGGCGCGGACGGACTCG